One region of Cydia pomonella isolate Wapato2018A chromosome 25, ilCydPomo1, whole genome shotgun sequence genomic DNA includes:
- the LOC133531557 gene encoding uncharacterized protein LOC133531557, whose amino-acid sequence MKLVYITSAFQNPSPSDTMVASPIYEMEALDELYEVPLVTQAPAVSSTNKVKSCCNINKELSKRNYLLEKSVNRVQKVADRRILTIKALRAQLRRLRKSKEREGEKLNELLQKEKDDNEYITVMKCLRNKPLLDHFISSARGKKPKSYNAGLKKYAMTLHLISPRAYNFVREEFDLVLPHPKTVAKWCRKVYNPDLIVEETKYDPGLTRDEYEAIKERVKKNNAQPIQLVLMD is encoded by the exons atgaaacTAGTGTACATTACATCTGCTTTTCAGAATCCATCGCCCTCCGACACCATGGTAGCAAGCCCCATCTACGAAATGGAAGCCTTAGATGAGTTGTATGAG GTTCCATTAGTAACCCAAGCTCCTGCCGTATCTTCTACAAATAAAGTCAAGTCGtgctgtaatataaataaagaactcTCAAAAAGAAATTATTTGCTAGAAAAGTCAGTAAATCGAGTACAAAAAGTAGCAGATCGACGCATTTTAACAATTAAAGCTTTGAGAGCCCAACTTAGAAGACTCAGAAAAAGTAAAGAACGTGAAGGCGAGAAGTTGAAcgagttattacaaaaagaaaaagatgACAATGAATACATTACTGTTATGAAGTGTTTAAGAAACAAGCCTTTACTTGATCATTTTATTTCTTCCGCGAGAGGAAAGAAGCCAAAATCTTACAACGCTGGTCTGAAGAAATACGCCATGACACTTCATCTAATTTCACCGCGTGCATATAATTTCGTGAGAGAGGAATTCGACCTAGTTTTACCTCACCCAaaaaccgtagccaaatggtGCCGAAAAGTGTATAATCCTGATCTAATTGTAGAAGAAACGAAATACGATCCCGGTTTAACGAGAGACGAATACGAAGCCATCAAGGagagggttaaaaaaaataacgcccAACCTATACAGTTAGTTCTCATGGATTAA